One segment of Synchiropus splendidus isolate RoL2022-P1 chromosome 4, RoL_Sspl_1.0, whole genome shotgun sequence DNA contains the following:
- the LOC128758033 gene encoding UPF0500 protein C1orf216 homolog isoform X3 codes for MGEAQSRSVMLQHQDQTLNYGGRGGSNSSSPSHVQNRKLDKDGNFNFLSGSSENGYSMTGGDENRNQARPRNQGPMGRDPPNCSPSSGYHGNSSLLSPRSRMPCWTQLEPLPEIETGDDGFGRVPPDGAEERRMEGEEGQMMMYLKEEKQRGKILKQREKSSFGFKGDEDDDEWGDSDSGSEYSVRSGGSMSSLNLESGGEGMLGECWDRVGVGEPRSSSQEGGHVQHSNREYRYLNRKSASNLEELEEGMNKRDDDQSSDSDDDMPELMDAVWTLRDRERFKAQEMEKHQVQLTMYRRLALIRWVRTLQSRVEEQQNRLQSTFDVILTHRKELLRMGAAVNNTTPAPAPAVAQS; via the exons ATGGG TGAGGCTCAGTCAAGGTCAGTGATGCTTCAACATCAGGACCAAACTTTGAACTATGGAGGACGAGGCGGCTCCAACAGTAGCTCTCCGTCTCACGTGCAAAACAGGAAGTTGGACAAAGACGGCAACTTCAACTTCCTGTCTGGCAGCAGTGAAAACGGCTACTCAATGACCGGAGGGGACGAAAACCGAAACCAGGCACGACCACGTAACCAGGGCCCGATGGGTCGCGATCCTCCCAACTGCTCGCCGTCCTCAGGGTATCACGGCAACTCCAGCCTGCTGTCGCCTCGCTCCCGCATGCCCTGCTGGACCCAGCTGGAGCCGCTGCCTGAAATCGAGACGGGAGATGATGGGTTTGGGCGTGTCCCTCCTGACGGCGCGGAAGAACGGAgaatggagggagaggagggacagATGATGATGTACCTGAAGGAAGAGAAGCAGCGTGGGAAAATCCTgaagcagagagagaagagcagttTTGGATTCAAaggagatgaagatgacgatgagTGGGGGGACAGCGACTCTGGGTCTGAGTACAGCGTCCGATCTGGAGGAAGCATGTCCTCCCTCAACCTGGAGAGCGGAGGGGAGGGCATGCTTGGAGAGTGCTGGGATCGGGTTGGAGTTGGCGAACCCAGGTCCAGCTCACAGGAAGGAGGCCATGTCCAGCACAGCAACAGAGAGTACCGCTACTTGAACCGCAAGTCAGCGAGCaatctggaggagctggaggaagggATGAACAAGCGCGACGACGATCAGAGCTCAGACTCGGACGACGACATGCCGGAGCTGATGGATGCCGTCTGGACACTGCGGGACCGCGAGCGCTTCAAGGCCCAGGAGATGGAGAAGCATCAGGTGCAGCTGACCATGTACCGCCGCCTGGCGCTGATCCGGTGGGTCCGCACGTTGCAGAGccgtgtggaggagcagcagaaccGGCTTCAGTCCACCTTCGACGTCATCCTCACGCACAGGAAGGAGCTTCTGCGTATGGGCGCTGCCGTCAACAACACCACTCCCGCCCCCGCCCCGGCTGTCGCCCAGTCATAG
- the LOC128758033 gene encoding UPF0500 protein C1orf216 homolog isoform X1: MSRLSRLFAVFRQRSSSNLHLLLQARTIEPTEAPFCEAQSRSVMLQHQDQTLNYGGRGGSNSSSPSHVQNRKLDKDGNFNFLSGSSENGYSMTGGDENRNQARPRNQGPMGRDPPNCSPSSGYHGNSSLLSPRSRMPCWTQLEPLPEIETGDDGFGRVPPDGAEERRMEGEEGQMMMYLKEEKQRGKILKQREKSSFGFKGDEDDDEWGDSDSGSEYSVRSGGSMSSLNLESGGEGMLGECWDRVGVGEPRSSSQEGGHVQHSNREYRYLNRKSASNLEELEEGMNKRDDDQSSDSDDDMPELMDAVWTLRDRERFKAQEMEKHQVQLTMYRRLALIRWVRTLQSRVEEQQNRLQSTFDVILTHRKELLRMGAAVNNTTPAPAPAVAQS, translated from the exons ATGAGCCGTCTTAGTCGACTTTTCGCCGTGTTCCGCCAGCGTTCGTCGTCAAACCTGCATCTGCTTTTACAGGCTCGAACCATTGAACCTACAGAGGCACCATTTTg TGAGGCTCAGTCAAGGTCAGTGATGCTTCAACATCAGGACCAAACTTTGAACTATGGAGGACGAGGCGGCTCCAACAGTAGCTCTCCGTCTCACGTGCAAAACAGGAAGTTGGACAAAGACGGCAACTTCAACTTCCTGTCTGGCAGCAGTGAAAACGGCTACTCAATGACCGGAGGGGACGAAAACCGAAACCAGGCACGACCACGTAACCAGGGCCCGATGGGTCGCGATCCTCCCAACTGCTCGCCGTCCTCAGGGTATCACGGCAACTCCAGCCTGCTGTCGCCTCGCTCCCGCATGCCCTGCTGGACCCAGCTGGAGCCGCTGCCTGAAATCGAGACGGGAGATGATGGGTTTGGGCGTGTCCCTCCTGACGGCGCGGAAGAACGGAgaatggagggagaggagggacagATGATGATGTACCTGAAGGAAGAGAAGCAGCGTGGGAAAATCCTgaagcagagagagaagagcagttTTGGATTCAAaggagatgaagatgacgatgagTGGGGGGACAGCGACTCTGGGTCTGAGTACAGCGTCCGATCTGGAGGAAGCATGTCCTCCCTCAACCTGGAGAGCGGAGGGGAGGGCATGCTTGGAGAGTGCTGGGATCGGGTTGGAGTTGGCGAACCCAGGTCCAGCTCACAGGAAGGAGGCCATGTCCAGCACAGCAACAGAGAGTACCGCTACTTGAACCGCAAGTCAGCGAGCaatctggaggagctggaggaagggATGAACAAGCGCGACGACGATCAGAGCTCAGACTCGGACGACGACATGCCGGAGCTGATGGATGCCGTCTGGACACTGCGGGACCGCGAGCGCTTCAAGGCCCAGGAGATGGAGAAGCATCAGGTGCAGCTGACCATGTACCGCCGCCTGGCGCTGATCCGGTGGGTCCGCACGTTGCAGAGccgtgtggaggagcagcagaaccGGCTTCAGTCCACCTTCGACGTCATCCTCACGCACAGGAAGGAGCTTCTGCGTATGGGCGCTGCCGTCAACAACACCACTCCCGCCCCCGCCCCGGCTGTCGCCCAGTCATAG
- the LOC128758033 gene encoding UPF0500 protein C1orf216 homolog isoform X2, whose product MNHETNSSNQEVNSEAQSRSVMLQHQDQTLNYGGRGGSNSSSPSHVQNRKLDKDGNFNFLSGSSENGYSMTGGDENRNQARPRNQGPMGRDPPNCSPSSGYHGNSSLLSPRSRMPCWTQLEPLPEIETGDDGFGRVPPDGAEERRMEGEEGQMMMYLKEEKQRGKILKQREKSSFGFKGDEDDDEWGDSDSGSEYSVRSGGSMSSLNLESGGEGMLGECWDRVGVGEPRSSSQEGGHVQHSNREYRYLNRKSASNLEELEEGMNKRDDDQSSDSDDDMPELMDAVWTLRDRERFKAQEMEKHQVQLTMYRRLALIRWVRTLQSRVEEQQNRLQSTFDVILTHRKELLRMGAAVNNTTPAPAPAVAQS is encoded by the exons ATGAATCATGAGACAAACAGCAGCAATCAGGAGGTGAACTC TGAGGCTCAGTCAAGGTCAGTGATGCTTCAACATCAGGACCAAACTTTGAACTATGGAGGACGAGGCGGCTCCAACAGTAGCTCTCCGTCTCACGTGCAAAACAGGAAGTTGGACAAAGACGGCAACTTCAACTTCCTGTCTGGCAGCAGTGAAAACGGCTACTCAATGACCGGAGGGGACGAAAACCGAAACCAGGCACGACCACGTAACCAGGGCCCGATGGGTCGCGATCCTCCCAACTGCTCGCCGTCCTCAGGGTATCACGGCAACTCCAGCCTGCTGTCGCCTCGCTCCCGCATGCCCTGCTGGACCCAGCTGGAGCCGCTGCCTGAAATCGAGACGGGAGATGATGGGTTTGGGCGTGTCCCTCCTGACGGCGCGGAAGAACGGAgaatggagggagaggagggacagATGATGATGTACCTGAAGGAAGAGAAGCAGCGTGGGAAAATCCTgaagcagagagagaagagcagttTTGGATTCAAaggagatgaagatgacgatgagTGGGGGGACAGCGACTCTGGGTCTGAGTACAGCGTCCGATCTGGAGGAAGCATGTCCTCCCTCAACCTGGAGAGCGGAGGGGAGGGCATGCTTGGAGAGTGCTGGGATCGGGTTGGAGTTGGCGAACCCAGGTCCAGCTCACAGGAAGGAGGCCATGTCCAGCACAGCAACAGAGAGTACCGCTACTTGAACCGCAAGTCAGCGAGCaatctggaggagctggaggaagggATGAACAAGCGCGACGACGATCAGAGCTCAGACTCGGACGACGACATGCCGGAGCTGATGGATGCCGTCTGGACACTGCGGGACCGCGAGCGCTTCAAGGCCCAGGAGATGGAGAAGCATCAGGTGCAGCTGACCATGTACCGCCGCCTGGCGCTGATCCGGTGGGTCCGCACGTTGCAGAGccgtgtggaggagcagcagaaccGGCTTCAGTCCACCTTCGACGTCATCCTCACGCACAGGAAGGAGCTTCTGCGTATGGGCGCTGCCGTCAACAACACCACTCCCGCCCCCGCCCCGGCTGTCGCCCAGTCATAG